The window GCCACTGTCTTTCCATTTAATTCTCCAATCACAAGTTCGTTCGCATGACCAATTGCTTCAGATTTTGCAAAGTGAGGAATTTCGCTATATGGAATTTTGACTGGGTTCTTAATTTCATCAGCAAGCGTACCTAAGCCTGAGCCTAGAATCATTCCGATCACAGGACGGTGGTCTGTCTTACTCATAATGAAATCTCTAGTTTCTAAAATATCTTCGATGTTGTGCATCAATAATTCCCCCTTGATAGTTACGTTAAAAAAATATACAAATTGTGTTATCGATAAAAGTTTAATAGAGGGGAGGAACATTGTAAAGAAACAACATGGTAGTTTGCACCGGTGGCAATACTCAAAGTTTTAATAATCCTGTCATTTAATCATAAAAAATAACCCATCCTTGAGTAGATAGCTCGGATGGGTTAATCTTATTTGCTATTCAATTCCTTGAAGGGAACTTCTATTATATTTGAGCCCCTGATACAATACTTAAACCAATTTAAAATCAGAGACAACATCTTGAAGTTTCTCGGACATTTCTGCTAAAGATCGGGAAGCCGCAGTCATCTCAACCATGGAAGCGTACTGCTCTTGTGCAGCAGCTACTACATTTTGAGTATAATCGGTTGATTTTTCTGTGACATCTTTCGTATTGTCTACTTCATTTACAAGAACATCTGTATTATTATTTATTTCTTGAATTTCTGCTGAAATTATTGATAGTTTATTATTTATTAAACTAACATCAGTTGCTATTTTTTCAAAGGTACTTCCAGCGTTGGAAACGAAACTCATACCAGTCTCAATTGCTGTTTTTCCTTCGTTCACGGTTTGAACGGTATGTTTTGTATTGACTTGGATTTCGCCTATTAAAGTAGAAATATTTTTAGCAGCATTTCCAGATTCTTCTGCTAGTTTGCGTACTTCGTCTGCTACAACCGCAAATCCTTTGCCGTGTTCCCCTGCTCTTGCTGCTTCAATTGCAGCGTTTAAGGCAAGTAAATTTGTTTGTTCCGCAATACCTGTAATCACATTAATAATTTCTCCAATTTCTTGTGATTTACGTTCAAGGATTACCATTGATTCTGTTGTTATCGTACTCTGATTATTGATTTGCTTCATTTGTTCTACCGTTTGCGTAATAACTTCATTCCCTGATAGGGAAACTTTAGATGTTTCAATAGAAAGGTCATTTACTTCCTTAATATTCGACGTTATTTCAGTAATACTAGATGAAATTTGACTAACAGAGTTTTTTGCTTCCTCCATACCAAATAACTGTTTTTCTTGACCAGAAGAAATTTGCTGAATGGAATCCGTAATTTCCTCTGAAGCTCTACTAGTTTCTTCACTACTTGCGGTAAGTTCCTCAGACGTTGCCGCTACTTGTTGTGCTGAGCTAGAAACAGAATCGATAACATCTTTTAAATTAGACGCCATTGTGTTTATGCCAGTAGCCAAATCACCAAGCTCATCTTTATTTTTTATCTGAATATTTTTACTGGATAAGTCTTGATGAGCAATTTTTTTCACATTTTCAACGATTAATTGAATCGGAATTGCTAAATGTCTTGAAAACAGAACAATAACAATAGTACCCAACAAGATACTCACTGCTAGCGTAATGATAAGTGTTTTAAGGATTGAGTTAGTCCCTTCATTAAAGGCTTCCATATAGGTTCCAGCACTTATCACCCATCCCCAGTTTGGATCTAGCGCATTATAAGTAACTTTTCTAGCTGCAGTATCTGGCTGATTTGGTAAGTCCCATTTATAATACGTAAATCCACCACCATCCTGCGCCACCTTTATGATATCCTGTACAACATAATTACCATCAACATCTTGCATGTCCCAACCACTAGTTCCTTCTATAGTAGGATGCGCTACTTCTAATCCATCTTCCAAGTAAGCTGCAAAATATCCGTTCGCACCTAAGTCTACCTTAGACGATATCGTACGTTTACCATCACTTTGTAAATCCCCGATTAAATATTGTTTTACTTTTTCCTGTGCATCCTCTAGGGATATATCTCCGTTTTCAACTGCGTAATTCATTGAATCAATTAATTGGAGTGCCATCTCTACGCCGTTTTTGAGTGTTTTTTCTCCCAACTCATCCAAATTGTTTTTAGCAGAAAAATAACTGCTAACACCAATTGTGACACTTGGAATTAGTAATAAACAAATAGAAATAATGAATAGCTTTGTACGTATTTTCACTGTTAAATCCTCCGATTCTCTATAGCTATTAACTTGATTGGATGTAGTTATTTTTCTTAAAACATTTTAATATCAAATAAATATCTAAATTATATATTATTAACTACATTTTATTATCGACTATAACTTTGTAATCTTTAGTAAATATCAAAATGATAAGAAAGGACTATTTAAGTGAAGGGGAAAAGTACTATAAAATGCAAAGTAATCAGTGAGTGATGTCTGCTAATCCCCTTTTTCCTCTTACTTATTGTTCTGCAAAAATAAGATATGCAAGACAAACAAGGTTATTAGTAATGTATTATAGTATAATTACATTATTTGCAAGATATTTGTCGAATAATCTACTTTTGAATAGAAATAAGCTAAGGAAGTACATATGTATATGAAAAGTCATAAAGTAAAAATAATTTTTGTCTTATCTACTGTATTACTACTCTTTTTTTCGGCTTTAAATGTGTATACCTCATACGTGAGAATGAAAAATACAGTCGAAGAATCAGTTGCAAACCAAAGTTTAGAGGCGGCTAAGTCCATAGCTTCCTCTATAGATGTAGAAACGTATCAGAAATTTTTGGATAACCCGGAGAAAAATGAATATTTTCGAGAAATTGAAATCTATTTAAGTGATGCGCGCGAAAAGTTGGGCTCCCTATATGTTTATACACTAAAGGTCGATAATCCTAAAGTATCTAAACAGATGATTTTAGGGCACTCTGGCAAGTTAGAGAGTTTAGATAATTATCGGATAGGTGATGCATGTACAGTACCAGAAGAGCAGGTAAAAAAAGCCTATGAGGGAAAGACATATGTAACCAAAGTACTGAAGGATCCAAGTTATGGAGATTACTTATCTGTTGGAGCACCGATAAAGAACGATGAAGGAAAAATCTTAGGTTATTTAGGTATCGATACGAGTGCAGATACAATCAATCAGATTAAAGGAGAAGCGTTAGAAAGGAATACTGTAATGCTTGTATTCAACGGTGTATTCATTTTCATCGTGATAGGCTCCTTTTTGTTTATGCAGAGATGGTACCAAAGAGAGGTCGCAAAGGAAGTGGGACATACAGAGGAGACATATCAAACAGAAATAAAAACATTAATAACCTCTGTGTCTTCAGTGCGACACGATTTTAGCAATCATATTCTAGTTTTACATGGACTCCTAAAAATAGGAGAATCTGATAAGGCATTACAATATGCAACCTCTCTTTTTAATGAAGTAAAAACGATTGAATCCATTAAAGTAAGTATAGATCATCCAGGTCTTTCGATATTGTTGCAAACAAAGAAGATAGCGGCACAAAATCATCGCATTGATATGGATATAGCAATCTCTCATGTTTCGTTCGAGAGAATAAAAACGACTGATTTAATCATTATTTTATCGAATTTAATCGATAATGCTATGGATGCATCGATAGCGTTACCAGAGGGAGAACGAAAAATAACGATAGAATGTACGGCAAATAATACTCATTATCTATTTAAGATTACAAATACTGGTCCACAGATTCGCGAGAAAGAACAAATTTTTAAACAAGGGTATTCAACAAAGAATGAAGAAAAAGGAAAAATAAGAGGACAAGGATTATTTATAGTGAAGGAAGTTGTAAATAAATATAATGGGAAAATTTCAATTGAATCAACAGCGGAATCAGAAACAACGGCCATTGTGGAAATTCCACTAAAGTAAATTTGCTTTTTCATTGTTATGTGGCTTGCTATACAAAATAGATACTTCTACATATGTAGAGTATCTATTTTTTTACTATTTGTTTTTAGTTTGAAGAGATATGGAAACACCTATGACAATTATAAAAGCGCCAATCAGTTGTAGGAGTTGAATGCTAATACCTAACAGGAAGAAACCAAATACCATTGCCACGAATGGTTCAAGGTTTAACAAAAGTGCAGCTTTGGTAGCACCGACTTTGTGAATAGAATTATTCCATAAATACGTACATAAACCATGCATGATAATTGCAGTAATTATTAGTAACAACCAATAGGAAAGTGGTACGGACAATACAACATAGGTTTTATGCCAAGGCACGAAAGGAAGGAGACCTATTAAACCGAAGACATTGCTATACCAAGTGATAGTAGAAGGAGAAATCGATTTCGATAAATGTTGTACAAAGACTAAAAACACTGAAAAAGAAAGCATAGTTAAACTGATTAATAACTCACCTTTACCAAAGCTTGGAACAAGGAAAGATCCCTTTGTAATAACTAACCAAACCCCAATTAAAGCAACAAAGGAGCCAATCCAAAATTGAAGTTTTTTTCTCTCATTAAAGTAATAAGAGGAGAGTAAAGCGGTGACTATAGGTGATAAAGCGAGGATTAATGCCGCTGTGACAGGCTCTGTATATTGAAGACTTGCGTAAAAACTCCACTGGTTCAACGATATTCCTACAAAACCAGCAATAGCTAGCCATATGTAATTGTGGATAGTTAACTTTTGGTTTTTTATATTTCTATACGTCAAAAAAAATAGGAATATAAGTATAAATATTAAACGAAAAAACGCAATAATGCTTGGATCAAATACATCGACTAAAATAGATCCGAATACGAAATTGCTTCCCCAAGCAATAACGCAAAGAATAAGAATAAAATAAATAAACCACTGTTTGTTCATAAATATTAATATATCTTCCTTTCAGCTGGATATAATTCGGAAAGAAAGGTAGATTCTTTCTTCTTTCTGGTCTATTCTAACATAAAAACAGCCCATCTTTGAGATACTCCTTAGATGGGCTATTTCTATTTTTTACTTAGGGTAGAGTATATCCATTCAAAATACCTTTTCCTTATTGCTTCAAATTGATCTCGTTTTATAAAATCATCCTTATCCTAATATGATTTATTAATATTAACTTCAAAAATTCTTCGTTTTTTCTGGCAGTTGATCCAGTAAACTGAATAGATTTTTCATATCTATTCCTCCTAAAGTCTCTTATTCTATTGCCAATATAGGTAATCTACTTTGAATTTATACATAATATAAACTATACATTCGATAATTATAAAATAGTTATAAAACTTTATTCACATACTAGCAGGAGATCTGAGTACAGTTCTTGAACTAATATAAAAATGTATATTTAGGAGGAATATGGATGGGGATTTTAGATGGGTTAATGGGAAATGCATCTGAGATAGAAAATGATAAAGTTGAAAGTGAATTGAAGGATTTACTTGCTCCTTCTGAGAAGGTGGAGCATGCGTATAAACTTATACGGGATTTGATAGTTTTCACGGATAAACGATTATTATTAATCGATAAACAAGGTATGACTGGAAAAAAAGTAGAGTATCATTCGATTCCATATAAAAGTGTCGTTCATTTTTCAATTGAAACAGCAGGCACTTTCGACTTGGATGCTGAGTTAAAGATTTGGTTATCGGGAAGTGTAGCCCCAATTCAGAAGAAATTCAACAAATCCTTAAACATATATAAAGTTCAAAGTGTATTAGCCGAATATGTAATGAAGTAAGAGGAGGTATGCAGGTGGAGTTACTTATCGTTAGACACGGACAATCAGAAGCAGATTTGTTAGGTGTTCATGAAGGAAGGGCAGACTTTCCTTTAACCAAACTGGGAGAACAACAAGCGAGAAATATGGCGGCGTACGTATCAGAGCATCTTCCACCCGATATTATCCTAGCTAGTCCTTTATTAAGAGCTAAGAGTACTGCTGAAACCTTACAAAAATTCATAGACTGCGAATTGCTTTTAAAAGATGATCTAATGGAGCTTAACAATGGTGTGCTAGCAGGACTTTCTAAAGAGGAAGCCTTGGTAAAATACCCATTACCCCCAAAAGGGAGACCTATTCATATTCCTATTGAACAAGGTGAATCAGAATTAGAGCTTCGTTTCCGAGCAGAAAAAGTTTTTCATAAAATCTTGCTAGATTATCAAAGTTACAATCGGGTGGCGATTGTCTCTCATGGAGGACTTATTTCTCAGTTCATCAAGGCTTTTCTACAGCAACCAAATACAAGTGAAAATATATTTGCGACTGGCGATACGGGGATTCATCTATTAGAAATAAAAGAGAATGCAAGAGTTGTTAGATTTCTAAACAAACAGGAGCATCTATAAGTGGTGGCTAAATGAATTTACATTCAAGCATCACAGGTGATGTTGAGCCTGTAGTTTTTTAAAATATAGGGTCTTTAAATTGCACTATTTACGAAACATAATAATGTCTTACATATGTTGATATACTTTTTAAGAGCGCATACAAAAAATCAGCCGATTAATATCACGGTTGATTTTTTTATTTTTCAGATTCAAAGGGAAGCTTTTAGAGGTTTTTTTCTTTAGATATTTCAAGTATGATGAGTATTAGAAAATTTAGAAAAAGGAAAAGGTGAGTGTAACGATGATTTTTGTTTTAGCTACGCTAATGATAGAAAAAGTAGGCATTATCGTTATTGTTGCATTCTTACTTTCTCAAATAAAGTCATTTCGTCAGGTTATTCACAACGAACATAATTGGAGCGAGAAAGTTATTCTCATTTTGATTTTTGGAGCTTTTGGATTGATTAGTAATTATACAGGAATTGAAATTCAGCGAGGGACGATTGAAAATAGTGGTTGGCTTGCAGGGATTGACCCTGATAATGCGATTGCCAACACACGAGTAATGGGAATTGTGATTGGTGGGATATTAGGAGGTCCAGTTGTTGGGTTAGGCGCAGGTCTAATTGCTGGTATCCATAGGTATTCTCTTGGCGGCTTTACAGCATTAGCCTGTTCACTGGCTGTTGTTTTAGCTGGTATTTTTTCTGGATATTTCTCGAGAAAGCAATTAAAGCGTGATAAGAAAATAACACCAGTTTACGCTGCCAAGTTAGGGATGACATTAGAGGCTATACAAATGATAACTATATTAGCATTTGCAAAACCATTTGAAGAGGCTTGGGCACTTGTGCAAGTCATTGGAATTCCGATGATTTTAGTGAATGGATTAGGAATGTTCCTATTCATGTATATTATTCAATCCATTGTTCGTGATGAAGAACGTGCACGAGCAAATCAAACAAGCCAAGCTTTTTATATTGCTGATCAAACCCTACCTTTTTTCCGGCAAGGATTAAATACTGATTCGTGTAAAGAAATTGCAGAAATCATGTTAAAGTTAACAACTGCTGATGCAGTTGCAATAACAGATGAAGATAAAGTATTAGCACACGTAGGGGCTGAATCAGACCACCATATTCCCGAGGGAGAACTAACAACAGGATTAACTAAAAAAGTACTAGAAACGGGTAGAATTGCAGTAGCGAAAACTAAGGAAGAAATTTTCTGTTCACACAGTAATTGCACGTTAGAAGCGGCAATCGTATTACCATTGAAGATACAAAACAAAACTGCAGGCACTTTAAAAATGTATTTTATAAAGCCGAGTAAACTAAATAATGTTCAGCAGCAACTAGCGGAAGGACTTGCAAACCTTTTTTCTACACAGCTTCAGCTAGCGGAGGCAGAAAAACAAACAAAGTTATTAAAAGATGCAGAGATAAAAGCATTGCATGCGCAAATTCATCCACATTTTCTATTTAATAGTCTTCATTCTATTTCTATCTTATGTCGAACAGATGCACAAAAAGCTAGAAAATTATTGTTGGAGCTAAGTTCATTTCTTCGAGGGAATATTCAAGGGGCTAGGCAAATGCTTATTCCATTAGAAAAGGAAATAGAAAACGTGCAGGCATATTTATCGCTAGAACAAACACGATTTCCGGACAAGTATCACATCGAGTTTGAAATTGAAAATGGATTAGAAAAGATTTCCATTCCTCCATTTACACTACAACCGCTTGTCGAGAATGCCATTAACTATGCGTTCAAGAGTTTAGCTGGTATAGGAAAGATAAAAATTAATATTTACTCATTGAATAACAATTTGCGTATTGTTGTCTCAGATAATGGGGTAGGGATTCCTACTAAAAAAATGGATTTATTGGGTAAACAAATCATGGTTTCAAAAAAAGGAACGGGTACTGCAATATTTAATATAAGTAAGCGTTTAGCTGGAATTTATAATGGTCAAGCAAAGTTAGAAATAACGAGTGAATTGAATAGAGGGACATCTATAGCAATCTCTATCCCACTTGATAGTAAAGGAGTTTTACATCAAAATGTTGAAAGCATATATAGTGGAAGATGAACCATTGGCAAGGGAGGAATTAAAATATCTTCTCACAGAAAGTAAACAAGTTGATATTGTTGGTGAAGCGGATTGTCTTAAAGATGCTATAAAGGATATATCCAAAAATCGACCGGATCTTGTTTTCTTGGACATTGATTTAGATGGAGATAACGGTTTAGACTTAGCTAAAAGATTACTTCAGCTCAAACCAACTCCTGCAATTGTATTTGCTACTGCATACGATGAATATGCCTTACAAGCCTTTGAACTGAATGCAATCGACTACATTTTAAAACCATTTGACGAGGAGCGTATCCGAAAAACACTGGAGAAGATTATTCAAGTTGGTAAAATTGGAAATGAAAAAAGTACTTTCACTTCTTTGGTCAACAAAGTTAACTCAGGAAAAACAGCAGTCCTTGTGGATGAAAGAATAGTCTTACTAGAGAATGATTCCATCATTTATTTGGAAGCATTTGAAGGGAAGTGTAAGGTCAAAACAATGAATGATGAATACGTTGTTAGTGATTCACTCGTTATATTAGAGAAAAAATTGAGCAACACACAATTTATGAGAGTTCATCGAAGCTTTATTGTGAACATGGATCACATTGTTGAAATTCATCCTTGGTTTAATTCTACCTATAATGTTTTACTGAAAGATCACTCAAAGGTTCCGGTTAGTCGAACATATGTAAAAGATTTTAAATTGTACGTTAATTTTTAAAAAAATGTATTTCATTTCCCCATTTTTGTAGTTCATACTTGAAAATTTGTAATTCAACTAGAATATGAATTTATCAATCTCAAATTTAGTATGATTACTATACAAAAGAAGATGGGGGTAAAGAGAAATGAATGCGGTTACAATTGTTATTGGCTCTATTTGTATATTATTAATAGCTTATCGTTTATATGGTACGTTCATGGCTGCAAAGGTCTTGAAGTTAGATGATTCAAAACCCACTCCGGCTCATGAACTGGAAGATGGTAAAGATTATGTACCCACGAACAAATGGGTTACGTTTGGTCATCATTTTGCGGCGATTGCTGCGGCGGGTCCGTTAGTTGGACCGATATTAGCAGCACAATTTGGTTATTTACCAGGACTGCTTTGGCTTCTAATTGGGGCAGTAATTGGTGGAGCAGTTCACGACATGGTTGTGCTCTTTGCTTCCATGCGTCAAGATGGTAAATCTCTATCAGAAATAGCAAAAAAAGAGCTCGGTCCTGTCGCGGGCTTCTGTGCTGGTCTTGCAATGTTATTTATTATTACAATCACTATGGCTGGTCTTTCATTGGTAGTACTAGGTGCTTTAGAAAGGAACCCATGGGGAACCTTTGCTGTAGGAATTACAATTCCAATTGCAATGGGTGTTGGTTTGTATCATAAAAAAACTGGAAATTTAAAAGGTGCTACAATCGTTGGTTTTGGACTTATTATGGCAGCTATCCTTTGGGGGC is drawn from Psychrobacillus sp. INOP01 and contains these coding sequences:
- a CDS encoding PH domain-containing protein gives rise to the protein MGILDGLMGNASEIENDKVESELKDLLAPSEKVEHAYKLIRDLIVFTDKRLLLIDKQGMTGKKVEYHSIPYKSVVHFSIETAGTFDLDAELKIWLSGSVAPIQKKFNKSLNIYKVQSVLAEYVMK
- a CDS encoding DMT family transporter — protein: MNKQWFIYFILILCVIAWGSNFVFGSILVDVFDPSIIAFFRLIFILIFLFFLTYRNIKNQKLTIHNYIWLAIAGFVGISLNQWSFYASLQYTEPVTAALILALSPIVTALLSSYYFNERKKLQFWIGSFVALIGVWLVITKGSFLVPSFGKGELLISLTMLSFSVFLVFVQHLSKSISPSTITWYSNVFGLIGLLPFVPWHKTYVVLSVPLSYWLLLIITAIIMHGLCTYLWNNSIHKVGATKAALLLNLEPFVAMVFGFFLLGISIQLLQLIGAFIIVIGVSISLQTKNK
- a CDS encoding histidine phosphatase family protein; protein product: MQVELLIVRHGQSEADLLGVHEGRADFPLTKLGEQQARNMAAYVSEHLPPDIILASPLLRAKSTAETLQKFIDCELLLKDDLMELNNGVLAGLSKEEALVKYPLPPKGRPIHIPIEQGESELELRFRAEKVFHKILLDYQSYNRVAIVSHGGLISQFIKAFLQQPNTSENIFATGDTGIHLLEIKENARVVRFLNKQEHL
- a CDS encoding methyl-accepting chemotaxis protein, yielding MKIRTKLFIISICLLLIPSVTIGVSSYFSAKNNLDELGEKTLKNGVEMALQLIDSMNYAVENGDISLEDAQEKVKQYLIGDLQSDGKRTISSKVDLGANGYFAAYLEDGLEVAHPTIEGTSGWDMQDVDGNYVVQDIIKVAQDGGGFTYYKWDLPNQPDTAARKVTYNALDPNWGWVISAGTYMEAFNEGTNSILKTLIITLAVSILLGTIVIVLFSRHLAIPIQLIVENVKKIAHQDLSSKNIQIKNKDELGDLATGINTMASNLKDVIDSVSSSAQQVAATSEELTASSEETSRASEEITDSIQQISSGQEKQLFGMEEAKNSVSQISSSITEITSNIKEVNDLSIETSKVSLSGNEVITQTVEQMKQINNQSTITTESMVILERKSQEIGEIINVITGIAEQTNLLALNAAIEAARAGEHGKGFAVVADEVRKLAEESGNAAKNISTLIGEIQVNTKHTVQTVNEGKTAIETGMSFVSNAGSTFEKIATDVSLINNKLSIISAEIQEINNNTDVLVNEVDNTKDVTEKSTDYTQNVVAAAQEQYASMVEMTAASRSLAEMSEKLQDVVSDFKLV
- a CDS encoding ATP-binding protein: MKSHKVKIIFVLSTVLLLFFSALNVYTSYVRMKNTVEESVANQSLEAAKSIASSIDVETYQKFLDNPEKNEYFREIEIYLSDAREKLGSLYVYTLKVDNPKVSKQMILGHSGKLESLDNYRIGDACTVPEEQVKKAYEGKTYVTKVLKDPSYGDYLSVGAPIKNDEGKILGYLGIDTSADTINQIKGEALERNTVMLVFNGVFIFIVIGSFLFMQRWYQREVAKEVGHTEETYQTEIKTLITSVSSVRHDFSNHILVLHGLLKIGESDKALQYATSLFNEVKTIESIKVSIDHPGLSILLQTKKIAAQNHRIDMDIAISHVSFERIKTTDLIIILSNLIDNAMDASIALPEGERKITIECTANNTHYLFKITNTGPQIREKEQIFKQGYSTKNEEKGKIRGQGLFIVKEVVNKYNGKISIESTAESETTAIVEIPLK
- a CDS encoding LytTR family DNA-binding domain-containing protein, translated to MLKAYIVEDEPLAREELKYLLTESKQVDIVGEADCLKDAIKDISKNRPDLVFLDIDLDGDNGLDLAKRLLQLKPTPAIVFATAYDEYALQAFELNAIDYILKPFDEERIRKTLEKIIQVGKIGNEKSTFTSLVNKVNSGKTAVLVDERIVLLENDSIIYLEAFEGKCKVKTMNDEYVVSDSLVILEKKLSNTQFMRVHRSFIVNMDHIVEIHPWFNSTYNVLLKDHSKVPVSRTYVKDFKLYVNF
- a CDS encoding LytS/YhcK type 5TM receptor domain-containing protein → MFVLATLMIEKVGIIVIVAFLLSQIKSFRQVIHNEHNWSEKVILILIFGAFGLISNYTGIEIQRGTIENSGWLAGIDPDNAIANTRVMGIVIGGILGGPVVGLGAGLIAGIHRYSLGGFTALACSLAVVLAGIFSGYFSRKQLKRDKKITPVYAAKLGMTLEAIQMITILAFAKPFEEAWALVQVIGIPMILVNGLGMFLFMYIIQSIVRDEERARANQTSQAFYIADQTLPFFRQGLNTDSCKEIAEIMLKLTTADAVAITDEDKVLAHVGAESDHHIPEGELTTGLTKKVLETGRIAVAKTKEEIFCSHSNCTLEAAIVLPLKIQNKTAGTLKMYFIKPSKLNNVQQQLAEGLANLFSTQLQLAEAEKQTKLLKDAEIKALHAQIHPHFLFNSLHSISILCRTDAQKARKLLLELSSFLRGNIQGARQMLIPLEKEIENVQAYLSLEQTRFPDKYHIEFEIENGLEKISIPPFTLQPLVENAINYAFKSLAGIGKIKINIYSLNNNLRIVVSDNGVGIPTKKMDLLGKQIMVSKKGTGTAIFNISKRLAGIYNGQAKLEITSELNRGTSIAISIPLDSKGVLHQNVESIYSGR